One stretch of Paenibacillus sp. FSL R5-0341 DNA includes these proteins:
- a CDS encoding polysaccharide biosynthesis protein — MIQGQTILITGGTGSWGQKLTEVLLEQDPAEIRLLSRNEYAQIAMQREFNHDPRLRFIIGDIRDYRAVEDACKGVHVLFHLAALKHVPVCEDQPDEAFKTNVIGTQNIIRAAIRMQVPKVIDVSTDKAVDPINVYGMTKALGEKMMIRANWLSESTRFVCIRGGNVLGTSGSVVPLFRRQIDEGKSPTITDKGMTRFFLTRTEAIHLLLKAAEAAVGGETFVMKMKACKMTELASVMLEQAGRPSFDYKVTGIRPGEKLHEVLISPYEAPRTYQYDAQYYVILPEHQDKGLTDQYSSLPRVNFSEYRSDSAMMNKPAIARFLRAGGYID, encoded by the coding sequence ATGATTCAAGGACAAACGATTCTAATCACCGGAGGAACAGGCTCCTGGGGTCAAAAGCTGACTGAGGTGCTGCTGGAGCAGGACCCGGCTGAGATTCGTCTTCTGTCACGTAATGAATACGCCCAGATTGCGATGCAGCGTGAGTTCAATCATGACCCGCGTCTGAGATTCATCATTGGGGATATCCGGGATTATCGGGCAGTGGAAGATGCGTGCAAAGGCGTGCATGTACTCTTTCATCTGGCTGCGTTGAAGCATGTTCCAGTCTGTGAGGACCAGCCGGATGAAGCGTTCAAGACCAATGTGATCGGGACGCAGAACATTATTCGGGCTGCGATCCGTATGCAGGTGCCCAAAGTCATTGATGTGTCCACCGATAAGGCGGTAGATCCGATTAACGTATATGGCATGACGAAGGCTTTGGGTGAAAAAATGATGATCCGTGCCAACTGGCTGAGTGAAAGCACCCGGTTTGTCTGCATCCGCGGCGGCAATGTGCTTGGAACCAGCGGCAGTGTCGTGCCTTTGTTTCGTCGCCAGATCGATGAAGGCAAGAGCCCGACTATTACGGACAAAGGCATGACCCGCTTTTTCCTGACGCGTACCGAAGCCATACATCTACTGCTTAAGGCGGCTGAGGCGGCGGTAGGCGGGGAGACGTTTGTGATGAAAATGAAAGCTTGCAAGATGACGGAACTGGCCTCCGTCATGTTGGAACAGGCAGGTCGTCCATCCTTTGACTATAAGGTGACAGGCATACGTCCAGGCGAGAAATTGCATGAAGTGCTCATTTCGCCCTATGAAGCGCCGCGCACGTATCAATACGATGCACAGTATTATGTCATCCTGCCGGAGCATCAGGACAAAGGACTGACTGATCAGTACAGTAGTCTGCCTCGTGTGAACTTCTCCGAGTATCGTTCGGACAGTGCCATGATGAACAAGCCAGCGATTGCCCGCTTCTTGCGTGCAGGCGGCTATATCGACTAG
- a CDS encoding glycosyltransferase, with protein sequence MSRKVVIEINFNNYGMDPQRLTREWLERRVSIFRTFTLHCLKAQTNQDFLTVVKLSKESGDLMQEILAGQEPLPSNIRFGTNIESVRAILAFAKGAEQLYIARLDSDDLYHKTFVQQLYDIQPQPQTMALINQNGYLWDSVNNEMAPAFHRSPQFYVYLYQTAEYAAGYRVKLPGRGTHGNVIELPHELLAPRNYVNIVHSNNTSVKRVPPNDRLNRDEMAQVLRDFMI encoded by the coding sequence ATGTCCAGGAAAGTTGTGATTGAGATTAACTTCAACAATTACGGGATGGACCCGCAGCGATTGACGCGGGAATGGCTGGAGCGTCGGGTGAGCATCTTCCGCACGTTCACATTGCATTGCCTGAAGGCACAGACGAATCAGGATTTTCTAACTGTGGTGAAGCTATCCAAGGAATCGGGGGACTTGATGCAGGAGATTCTGGCAGGTCAGGAGCCGCTTCCTTCCAATATTCGTTTTGGAACCAATATCGAGAGTGTGCGTGCCATTCTGGCGTTTGCCAAAGGTGCGGAGCAACTCTATATTGCCCGTCTGGATTCGGATGATCTGTATCATAAGACTTTTGTACAACAGCTCTATGATATTCAGCCACAGCCGCAGACGATGGCCCTAATTAACCAGAACGGATATCTGTGGGATAGCGTGAATAACGAGATGGCGCCAGCATTTCACCGTTCTCCGCAATTCTATGTCTATTTATATCAAACGGCCGAGTATGCAGCGGGGTACCGGGTCAAGCTTCCGGGCAGAGGTACACATGGCAATGTCATCGAACTGCCGCATGAGCTGCTTGCTCCGCGCAATTATGTCAACATCGTGCATTCCAATAATACTTCAGTCAAACGAGTACCGCCCAACGACCGGTTAAACCGGGATGAGATGGCACAGGTATTACGCGACTTTATGATCTGA
- a CDS encoding RluA family pseudouridine synthase: MNKRKRPTGKTSASAKGKSYAGSSTARSGKSSFSSAKTSGASASRNTEENKKPLAAKSSAAPKKAGGNKSKNASASKRPGNSYYRKQEPPRQYKVTEPDELLNFLLQHLKSGRNAVKSILGRGQVSVDQKVVTKFNEALTPGQIVYIRKEGAVAAPSLTGINILHEDDDIIVIRKEAGLLSIAADKTDDLTAYRQLTEHVRRTNPLNRIFVVHRLDRDTSGVMMFAKSEEVQQKLQNNWKENVQDRVYVALVEGTVAKEEGTISSWLKETKTLKMYSSSRPNDGQHAITHYKRLKSNREFSLLEVRLETGRKNQIRVHMEDLGHPIAGDRKYGARTRDLGRLGLHARLLSFIHPTTDELMSFETDIPKPFLYPFRADAPPAK, translated from the coding sequence ATGAATAAACGCAAACGTCCAACGGGCAAAACATCGGCCTCGGCCAAGGGGAAATCATATGCTGGTTCATCCACAGCACGTTCCGGCAAGTCTAGCTTCTCATCTGCAAAAACATCAGGTGCTTCCGCATCACGCAATACGGAGGAGAACAAGAAGCCATTAGCCGCGAAATCGTCGGCCGCTCCCAAGAAAGCCGGAGGCAACAAATCCAAAAACGCCAGTGCTTCTAAACGCCCGGGCAATTCCTATTATCGCAAGCAGGAACCACCACGCCAGTACAAAGTAACCGAACCGGACGAATTGCTGAATTTCTTGCTGCAACATCTGAAGTCGGGACGTAATGCGGTAAAATCCATTTTGGGTCGTGGACAGGTATCCGTGGATCAGAAGGTCGTAACCAAGTTTAATGAAGCGCTGACGCCAGGTCAGATTGTATATATTAGAAAAGAAGGCGCAGTCGCTGCTCCGTCCTTGACGGGTATTAACATTTTGCATGAAGACGATGATATCATTGTGATCCGTAAGGAAGCCGGACTGTTGTCCATTGCCGCCGACAAGACGGATGATCTGACGGCTTATCGCCAACTGACAGAGCATGTGCGCCGCACCAATCCGCTGAATCGGATTTTTGTCGTCCATCGTCTGGATCGGGATACGTCGGGTGTCATGATGTTTGCCAAAAGTGAAGAGGTACAACAGAAGCTGCAAAACAACTGGAAAGAAAACGTGCAGGACCGCGTCTACGTTGCCCTTGTTGAAGGAACCGTAGCGAAAGAAGAAGGTACCATCTCTTCCTGGCTGAAGGAAACCAAAACGCTGAAAATGTACTCCAGCTCGCGTCCGAATGATGGACAACATGCCATTACACACTATAAACGTCTGAAGTCGAACCGGGAGTTCTCCCTGCTGGAAGTGCGTCTGGAGACAGGGCGTAAAAATCAGATTCGGGTGCACATGGAAGATCTCGGACATCCAATTGCCGGTGACAGAAAATACGGCGCACGCACAAGAGACCTCGGCCGTCTCGGACTTCATGCACGTTTACTCTCATTTATTCATCCCACAACCGATGAACTGATGTCATTCGAGACGGATATTCCGAAACCATTCCTGTATCCGTTCCGTGCAGATGCGCCACCCGCGAAATAA
- a CDS encoding GT-D fold domain-containing glycosyltransferase yields the protein MNSIYLEMEGVLDQLEAALLEQRPLSLVRVGDGENIVMSQETVWPTEQVLQERWAIKANLGQKGLSLPNPQLRDEVAASLQRADIVGILPRGDSTINAPDYLKRPLTDMVFAHFGISPPLTCHACVNRELAQNPRFWQMLAGKRVLLVTREIEALRATLEREPYHLNLVNALPFDSYDQMQDTLEWIQTNQDTFDVALFSCGVNAVILAERTAALAGKVAIDFGKANNIILKGRAN from the coding sequence ATGAATTCGATCTATCTTGAAATGGAAGGTGTGCTTGATCAGCTTGAAGCGGCGCTTCTTGAACAGCGTCCTCTCTCTCTCGTGCGAGTCGGCGATGGCGAGAATATCGTCATGTCTCAAGAAACCGTATGGCCCACAGAACAGGTCCTTCAGGAGCGTTGGGCCATCAAAGCCAATTTAGGACAAAAAGGACTGAGCCTTCCCAACCCGCAGCTACGAGATGAAGTCGCGGCATCATTGCAACGGGCCGATATCGTCGGCATTCTTCCCCGCGGTGACAGCACCATTAACGCTCCGGATTATCTCAAAAGACCCCTGACCGATATGGTGTTTGCTCACTTTGGCATCTCTCCTCCACTGACTTGTCATGCCTGTGTCAATCGGGAGCTGGCGCAGAATCCGCGTTTCTGGCAGATGCTTGCAGGCAAGCGCGTGTTACTCGTTACCCGAGAGATTGAGGCACTGCGTGCCACGCTCGAACGGGAGCCATATCATCTAAACCTTGTGAATGCACTTCCCTTCGACAGCTATGATCAGATGCAGGACACGCTTGAGTGGATTCAGACGAATCAAGATACCTTTGATGTCGCTCTCTTCTCCTGCGGCGTCAACGCGGTTATTCTTGCTGAGCGAACAGCTGCTCTCGCCGGTAAAGTCGCCATCGACTTTGGCAAAGCCAACAACATCATTCTGAAGGGTCGTGCCAACTGA
- a CDS encoding glycosyltransferase family 2 protein, with protein MITISLCMIVKNEERTLARCLDSVAGIADEIVIVDTGSSDHTMDIAAQYTDQVYTYEWKEDFAAARSESFAKATQEYILWLDADDVLLPSERAKLAVLKQQLSSEGETAAVILNYTLAEGPEGSPLVTDRRLRLVKRDAGCRWHGRLHEQLSFPPSGVITADIAVTHRREAGHHSARNVRILRKWIAEEGVAQGRLLFYYAGECYDRKQYAAAARGYAKLLEQPSGYREDRLIACARLAECYERLGEPGRKLGALLQSFQYDLPHADFCCAIAACFHERQEPVSAIYWYMQAVDVSSRDPGLRPVPEACRTWLPHARLSLCYAHLGNWEHALMHNTRAREYLPNDPGLLANRQKLEVVIRKEMKEREERGEVSPRK; from the coding sequence GTGATCACCATCAGTCTGTGCATGATTGTGAAGAACGAGGAACGCACGCTTGCGCGCTGTCTTGATTCGGTTGCCGGCATCGCGGACGAGATCGTCATTGTGGATACCGGTTCATCAGATCATACGATGGACATCGCTGCGCAGTATACCGACCAGGTCTACACGTATGAATGGAAGGAAGACTTTGCCGCAGCGCGGAGTGAGTCATTCGCCAAAGCCACGCAGGAGTATATCCTGTGGCTGGATGCGGACGATGTGCTGCTGCCATCGGAACGGGCGAAGCTTGCGGTGTTGAAGCAGCAGTTGTCGTCTGAGGGGGAGACGGCGGCTGTGATCTTGAACTACACGCTGGCCGAGGGGCCGGAGGGGAGTCCGCTCGTGACGGACCGACGCCTTCGCCTGGTCAAGCGGGATGCCGGGTGCCGCTGGCATGGCCGACTGCACGAGCAGCTCAGCTTCCCGCCGAGCGGGGTTATTACGGCAGACATTGCCGTCACGCACCGCCGCGAAGCGGGACATCATTCGGCGCGAAACGTGCGCATTCTGCGCAAATGGATCGCCGAAGAGGGCGTAGCCCAAGGTCGCCTGCTATTTTATTATGCAGGCGAATGTTATGACCGCAAGCAGTATGCGGCGGCGGCACGCGGGTACGCAAAGCTGCTGGAACAGCCAAGCGGATACCGCGAGGATCGCCTGATTGCCTGCGCGCGGCTGGCGGAATGTTATGAACGACTGGGTGAGCCGGGCCGTAAGCTCGGTGCATTGCTGCAGTCGTTCCAGTATGATCTGCCACATGCCGACTTCTGCTGTGCCATCGCGGCCTGTTTTCATGAGCGGCAGGAACCCGTCTCGGCGATCTACTGGTATATGCAGGCGGTAGACGTGAGCAGCCGCGATCCGGGTCTGCGCCCAGTACCAGAGGCCTGCCGCACCTGGCTACCACATGCCCGTCTTTCCCTATGCTATGCCCATCTGGGAAACTGGGAGCACGCACTCATGCATAACACCAGAGCACGTGAGTACTTGCCAAACGATCCCGGGTTGCTTGCCAATCGTCAAAAACTCGAAGTGGTGATACGCAAAGAGATGAAGGAGCGGGAAGAACGTGGTGAAGTGTCACCGCGTAAGTAG
- a CDS encoding helix-turn-helix domain-containing protein: MQHDLLGTLDKLFDYIEDHIQDKLTLDHLASVTHISKFHLHRMFKHVSGQLPGEYIRSRKLARSLEQLVNLNWKIIDISGHYGFEHEQSYIRAFKQTFGITPLQYRKQGSGDLEFTARMTSSMITMLPYGYIFKPTYVRKPAIKLIGQRSHIRYADNEEHYEANSAGNDFFEKHFHSIPNVLQPNVYIGFTNEINEDYSTYQPSVEVNSLDHIPEELDGIEVPANQYAVFKFVCDFHPSLINIDHLDSVWTFIDEYWQSHSGYEKSDPYYFERIDGSLAQDHYGEMDIYIPAKQTSL, from the coding sequence ATGCAACACGATCTGCTAGGCACATTGGATAAGCTGTTCGACTACATAGAAGACCATATCCAAGACAAGTTAACGCTGGATCATCTGGCATCTGTGACGCATATATCGAAGTTCCACCTGCATCGCATGTTCAAACATGTAAGCGGACAATTGCCTGGAGAATACATTCGTTCACGCAAGCTGGCACGCAGCCTGGAACAATTGGTGAACCTGAATTGGAAGATTATCGATATCAGCGGACATTACGGGTTCGAACATGAACAATCCTACATACGTGCTTTCAAACAAACCTTTGGTATCACCCCCCTGCAATATCGCAAACAGGGATCTGGAGACCTTGAATTCACAGCCCGCATGACTTCGTCCATGATCACGATGCTTCCGTATGGATATATTTTCAAACCAACATATGTACGAAAACCGGCTATAAAACTCATTGGGCAGCGATCCCATATTCGGTATGCAGACAATGAAGAACACTATGAAGCTAATTCAGCAGGCAACGACTTTTTTGAAAAACACTTTCATTCGATCCCTAACGTGTTGCAACCCAACGTATATATTGGATTTACCAATGAGATTAACGAGGATTACAGTACATACCAGCCCTCTGTAGAAGTAAACAGTTTAGATCATATCCCTGAAGAACTGGACGGAATTGAGGTCCCGGCCAACCAGTATGCTGTATTCAAATTCGTCTGTGATTTCCATCCAAGTCTGATCAACATAGATCACTTGGACAGTGTCTGGACATTTATTGATGAATATTGGCAGAGCCATTCGGGGTATGAGAAGAGCGATCCATACTATTTTGAAAGAATTGATGGCAGTCTGGCTCAGGACCACTACGGAGAAATGGACATATATATTCCTGCAAAGCAAACTTCTCTGTAA
- a CDS encoding DUF1273 domain-containing protein, translated as MKNLLITGYRAHELQIFGQKHEGIPFIKKAISSRLTPLVEDGLEWVLTPGQYGVDLWACEVVIDLKETYPHLKLSIITAFQNPEEQWKEDKQEYYRSILSGVDYYGAISNQPYIGPWQFTARDDLLLRKSDGLLLVYDEDAGEGSPRFIKEKAVKKQQNEDYTIISVTSEDIQSVAEDERMNDIAEFDDSSF; from the coding sequence CTGAAAAACCTGTTAATCACCGGTTACCGAGCACATGAATTGCAGATTTTTGGACAGAAGCATGAAGGTATTCCTTTTATCAAAAAGGCCATCTCCTCCCGCCTCACTCCCCTTGTCGAGGATGGTCTGGAATGGGTGCTGACGCCAGGACAATACGGTGTGGACCTGTGGGCCTGCGAAGTGGTGATTGATCTGAAGGAGACGTATCCACATCTGAAACTGTCGATCATCACCGCCTTTCAGAACCCGGAGGAACAATGGAAAGAAGACAAGCAGGAGTATTACCGTTCCATCCTCTCGGGTGTGGACTATTACGGTGCGATTAGCAATCAACCTTATATCGGGCCGTGGCAGTTCACTGCACGGGATGACCTGTTGCTACGCAAAAGCGACGGGCTTCTGCTCGTCTATGACGAAGATGCCGGGGAAGGCAGTCCCCGTTTTATCAAGGAAAAAGCCGTGAAGAAACAGCAGAACGAGGACTATACGATTATCAGTGTCACTTCAGAGGATATCCAATCGGTAGCTGAGGATGAGCGCATGAACGATATTGCCGAATTCGACGATTCTTCATTTTGA
- a CDS encoding nucleotide sugar dehydrogenase, with translation MEGMGENHQHEQHGGKEGERRHNTLQHINDRSLKAVVVGLGYVGLPMAVEMAQAGYQVHGIDIDTSKVAKLRAGHSYVIGIEDEVVQSLMQKGLFTASTDYAVIAQANVIVICVPTPLTAEHQPDISYISAAVDGMTPYLQEGSLVILESTTYPGTTEERVKQPIEAANGWRAGEQFYVCYSPERVDPGSVNYGVKNTPKIIGGSTPACLNYGKQFYGSFLNEVVPVSSTTVAETAKLFENTFRSVNIALVNELTPACEQMGVNIWEVLGAAATKPFGYMPFYPGPGIGGHCIPIDPIYLSWAANRQGSELQFIQLADATNRQMPEKVVKRAGELLKQNGVSVQGARVVLAGMAYKKDIDDLRESPALDVYRLLSAAGADVVFTDPMVPVFRKDDGTMLQSRPAVPELWTWADLVIITTDHTGFDYQEMADHAKLIYDTRNATAGCHGGNIVVLGQPVEREAKRVYEQQERVEGSGQKEEVKVAVEGAVTRREAAIDPDEDQGDAHGKS, from the coding sequence GTGGAAGGAATGGGAGAGAATCATCAGCACGAGCAGCACGGGGGAAAAGAAGGGGAGCGGCGACATAATACACTGCAACACATCAATGACCGCTCCCTCAAAGCTGTTGTCGTCGGTCTTGGTTATGTAGGTTTACCCATGGCTGTGGAGATGGCACAGGCAGGTTATCAGGTACACGGTATCGATATCGATACCTCCAAGGTAGCCAAGCTGCGTGCCGGGCATTCGTATGTCATCGGTATAGAAGATGAGGTTGTACAGTCTCTGATGCAGAAAGGGTTGTTCACGGCAAGTACCGATTATGCAGTGATTGCGCAAGCCAATGTCATTGTCATCTGTGTGCCCACTCCGCTGACTGCTGAGCATCAACCGGATATCTCGTATATCTCTGCGGCGGTGGATGGCATGACTCCGTATTTGCAGGAAGGCAGCCTGGTTATTCTGGAAAGCACGACCTATCCGGGCACGACGGAAGAACGCGTGAAACAACCGATTGAAGCGGCAAACGGCTGGCGAGCTGGAGAACAGTTCTACGTCTGTTATTCTCCAGAGCGGGTAGATCCGGGCAGTGTGAATTATGGAGTGAAAAATACCCCGAAGATTATTGGCGGTTCCACACCCGCCTGTTTGAATTATGGTAAACAGTTCTACGGCTCGTTTCTCAACGAGGTTGTTCCGGTCAGTTCAACGACGGTAGCAGAGACGGCAAAGCTGTTCGAAAATACATTTCGCAGTGTGAACATTGCACTGGTGAATGAGTTGACTCCTGCTTGTGAACAGATGGGGGTAAACATCTGGGAGGTGCTGGGTGCGGCGGCCACCAAGCCATTTGGTTACATGCCATTCTATCCCGGTCCCGGCATCGGCGGACATTGTATTCCAATCGATCCGATCTATCTGTCCTGGGCGGCAAACCGCCAGGGATCGGAGCTGCAATTCATCCAGCTGGCGGATGCAACCAATCGGCAAATGCCAGAGAAAGTGGTGAAGCGTGCAGGGGAGCTGCTGAAGCAGAATGGTGTATCTGTTCAGGGAGCGCGTGTTGTTCTGGCGGGTATGGCTTATAAAAAAGACATTGACGACCTGCGCGAATCACCTGCGCTGGACGTTTACCGGCTGCTGAGCGCAGCGGGCGCAGATGTCGTTTTCACCGATCCAATGGTGCCTGTCTTCCGTAAAGATGACGGTACGATGCTCCAGTCTCGGCCTGCTGTGCCGGAATTGTGGACATGGGCTGATCTGGTAATCATCACGACGGATCATACGGGATTCGATTATCAGGAGATGGCGGATCATGCGAAGCTGATTTACGATACACGCAATGCAACCGCCGGATGTCACGGGGGGAATATTGTGGTGCTGGGCCAACCTGTTGAGCGTGAGGCGAAGAGAGTTTACGAGCAACAGGAACGAGTAGAAGGGTCCGGGCAAAAAGAGGAAGTCAAGGTGGCAGTCGAGGGCGCCGTAACTCGCCGTGAAGCTGCGATCGATCCCGACGAGGATCAGGGAGATGCCCATGGCAAATCATGA
- a CDS encoding DUF5412 family protein, which produces MDLKTQANSSSSHTDSRKPWIRRHPILTTFTLLILVLFVALFLYFWLRPYFSTFDRSEKGELSYSMTSRNGEYTAEIYGVPYGGAAGGVTMWVDVKKTNAPEDSTVKTIYRAEHHGNNHLEWESENTLRIENWNEYTDETITLNIDQEIYDGRGWACKSLRMKDQSVRCLAPEN; this is translated from the coding sequence ATGGATTTAAAGACTCAAGCAAATTCAAGTTCATCCCATACAGATTCTCGCAAACCTTGGATACGTAGACACCCAATTCTCACTACATTTACATTGTTGATTCTTGTATTGTTTGTTGCCTTATTCTTGTATTTCTGGCTCCGTCCATACTTTTCCACGTTTGACCGTTCTGAGAAAGGAGAATTGAGCTATTCCATGACTTCGCGGAATGGTGAATATACCGCCGAGATTTATGGTGTGCCCTATGGTGGTGCGGCAGGTGGGGTTACGATGTGGGTTGATGTGAAGAAGACGAATGCCCCTGAGGACTCCACAGTAAAAACGATCTATCGTGCCGAGCACCACGGAAATAATCATCTCGAATGGGAAAGTGAAAACACACTCCGAATTGAAAACTGGAATGAGTACACGGATGAGACCATTACCCTCAACATTGATCAGGAAATATATGATGGACGGGGCTGGGCGTGCAAAAGTTTACGGATGAAAGATCAGTCTGTGCGATGTCTGGCACCCGAAAATTAA
- a CDS encoding methyltransferase domain-containing protein, whose amino-acid sequence MANHDRVSERYYGEINSEDSHEATRTRIHWMCREATGKRILDVGCSQGITSILLAREGFRVTGIDLEEESIRYAQGELAKESRPVRNNVDFRMLDITQWKVRTTFDTVLLGEVLEHFAHPETLLIQIHRLLQEDGTLVVTVPYGYHPFYDHKQTFYAGSLAMCLMPYFEVLKLEVHHKYLCCVARRWRRTQVHMSPTLDQLMEWMKLDHAHFAEVEQQHLRVMKQRKKALDSAVEQVKRFRRQESGGSL is encoded by the coding sequence ATGGCAAATCATGATCGTGTAAGCGAACGCTATTACGGCGAGATTAATTCGGAAGATTCTCATGAAGCGACGAGAACGCGTATTCACTGGATGTGCCGTGAGGCAACAGGCAAACGCATCTTGGACGTCGGGTGCAGTCAGGGCATTACATCCATTCTGCTGGCACGTGAAGGATTTCGTGTCACTGGCATTGATCTGGAGGAAGAGAGTATCCGGTATGCCCAAGGCGAGCTTGCCAAAGAATCCCGGCCGGTTCGAAACAATGTGGATTTTCGGATGCTGGACATTACGCAATGGAAAGTCAGAACTACTTTTGACACGGTGCTGCTTGGAGAAGTGCTGGAGCATTTTGCTCATCCAGAGACGTTATTGATCCAGATTCATCGGCTGTTGCAGGAAGATGGGACGCTGGTTGTGACCGTGCCGTATGGCTATCATCCGTTCTATGATCACAAGCAGACGTTCTATGCAGGAAGCCTGGCGATGTGTCTAATGCCATATTTCGAAGTCTTGAAACTGGAAGTTCATCATAAATATCTATGTTGCGTAGCCCGCAGATGGCGAAGAACTCAGGTGCATATGTCGCCAACGTTGGATCAGCTGATGGAGTGGATGAAGCTGGATCATGCGCATTTTGCTGAGGTGGAACAACAGCATCTACGGGTAATGAAACAGCGCAAGAAGGCGCTGGACAGTGCGGTGGAGCAGGTGAAACGGTTTCGTCGTCAGGAGAGTGGGGGCTCGCTTTAG